From the Oleiharenicola lentus genome, one window contains:
- a CDS encoding SCO family protein produces the protein MLIPAHAPDAPPAAASAGSRFFTGPGLLVFLGAALTGYEAFLLLTIFGPTGEGALGGFVRDFQQWCYQGDPRTGGMSWAAVSIMLLEPVMVVLVAGVLWRDTVVQLRSPALWLRHLRAAAAGLVVVAAAVAGLVGYAQSDRAGGAVLPPFPGERIRVQLAVPDKPLVDQKGTPFRLADLRGQVVLVTGVYASCSTACPEVFKELRAVLGELPAADRAGLHVVALSLNPEYETAEIMDAMAGAQGLAFPEFRYVNGERPDEMRDLLKSLQFSVTRDPETGVLNHANLFLLIDREGRIAFRFTLDPRHRAWLREGLLHLLRE, from the coding sequence ATGCTCATCCCCGCCCACGCCCCTGACGCCCCGCCGGCCGCTGCCTCCGCCGGCTCCCGCTTCTTCACCGGACCGGGCCTGCTGGTGTTTTTGGGCGCGGCGCTGACCGGCTACGAGGCGTTCCTGCTGCTGACCATCTTCGGCCCGACCGGAGAGGGTGCGCTGGGCGGCTTCGTGCGGGATTTCCAGCAATGGTGCTACCAGGGCGACCCGCGCACGGGCGGCATGTCGTGGGCCGCCGTCAGCATCATGTTGCTCGAGCCCGTCATGGTCGTGCTCGTGGCCGGAGTGCTTTGGCGCGATACGGTGGTGCAGCTGCGCTCGCCGGCGCTGTGGCTCCGCCACCTGCGGGCGGCGGCGGCCGGCCTGGTCGTGGTCGCGGCCGCGGTGGCCGGGCTGGTCGGGTATGCGCAGAGCGATCGTGCCGGCGGGGCTGTGCTCCCGCCGTTTCCCGGCGAACGCATCCGCGTGCAGCTTGCGGTGCCTGACAAGCCGCTCGTGGACCAGAAGGGCACGCCCTTCCGCCTCGCCGACCTGCGCGGGCAGGTGGTGCTCGTGACCGGCGTCTATGCCTCATGTTCGACGGCGTGCCCGGAAGTATTCAAGGAGCTGCGCGCCGTGCTGGGCGAACTGCCCGCCGCTGACCGCGCCGGGTTGCACGTCGTCGCGCTGTCGCTCAACCCCGAATACGAGACTGCCGAGATCATGGACGCCATGGCCGGCGCGCAGGGGCTGGCGTTTCCCGAGTTCCGTTACGTCAATGGCGAGCGCCCCGACGAGATGCGCGACCTGCTCAAGAGCCTGCAGTTCTCCGTCACGCGCGATCCGGAGACGGGGGTCCTGAATCACGCGAATCTCTTCCTACTGATTGATCGCGAGGGCCGCATCGCCTTCCGCTTCACGCTCGACCCGCGCCACCGCGCCTGGCTGCGCGAGGGCCTGCTGCACCTGCTCCGCGAATGA
- a CDS encoding plastocyanin/azurin family copper-binding protein — protein MKIHSTLILPFLAAGALLLSACGKSEAPAAAASAAAPAPDGVKAVSITADDSMKFSVTEIRAVAGEKVRVTFKNVGRMPKQAMGHNWILLVPMADNEVLALAQAAAARAPEYQPADATKVLAHTKLLGPNESDTVEFTAPATPGDYPFVCTFPGHAALMKGKLIVAPKS, from the coding sequence ATGAAAATCCATTCCACCCTGATCCTCCCGTTTCTCGCCGCCGGTGCGCTCCTGCTTTCCGCCTGCGGCAAATCCGAAGCTCCCGCTGCCGCCGCGTCTGCGGCAGCCCCCGCCCCTGATGGCGTGAAAGCCGTCAGCATCACCGCCGACGACAGCATGAAGTTCAGCGTGACAGAGATCCGCGCCGTGGCCGGCGAGAAGGTGCGCGTAACGTTCAAGAACGTCGGTCGCATGCCCAAGCAGGCCATGGGGCATAACTGGATTTTGCTCGTGCCGATGGCCGACAATGAAGTGCTCGCGCTCGCCCAGGCGGCCGCCGCCCGCGCGCCGGAATACCAACCGGCCGATGCCACGAAAGTTCTCGCGCACACCAAGCTGCTCGGGCCCAACGAGAGCGACACCGTCGAGTTCACCGCACCCGCCACGCCCGGCGACTATCCCTTCGTCTGCACCTTCCCCGGCCACGCGGCCCTGATGAAGGGCAAACTCATCGTCGCGCCCAAGTCTTGA
- a CDS encoding cytochrome C oxidase subunit II, producing MSLRPLTSPWFHAPAGHEKLWLGVAILWCFVMSLMMPYWHFRGKQNSSGEAYAVMPADFLARTEKFVEANRVGTFKNPTPNAFAAELPLVEPPAGGDAYLVGRMWQWYPALRLRQGETYRIHLSALDLQHGFSLQPLNMNFQAVPGYDHVLTLTPTSKGEFTIVCNEFCGIGHHAMTGKIFVE from the coding sequence ATGAGCCTCCGCCCTCTCACCTCCCCCTGGTTCCACGCCCCCGCCGGCCATGAAAAGCTCTGGCTCGGTGTCGCCATTCTCTGGTGCTTCGTGATGTCGCTGATGATGCCCTACTGGCACTTTCGCGGGAAACAGAACAGCTCCGGCGAGGCCTACGCCGTCATGCCCGCCGATTTTCTCGCGCGCACCGAGAAATTCGTCGAGGCCAACCGCGTCGGCACCTTCAAGAACCCCACGCCCAACGCCTTCGCGGCCGAGCTGCCGCTGGTGGAGCCGCCGGCCGGCGGCGACGCCTACCTCGTGGGCCGCATGTGGCAGTGGTATCCCGCGCTGCGCCTGCGGCAGGGCGAGACCTACCGCATCCACCTCTCCGCGCTCGACCTGCAGCACGGCTTCTCGCTCCAGCCGCTCAACATGAATTTCCAGGCCGTGCCCGGCTACGACCACGTGCTCACGCTCACGCCCACGTCGAAGGGCGAGTTCACCATCGTCTGCAACGAATTCTGCGGCATCGGGCACCACGCGATGACCGGCAAGATCTTCGTCGAATAA
- a CDS encoding cbb3-type cytochrome c oxidase subunit I: MTSVSATLPVGPHSLAAPATPKRVCATTGLGVCLDAQRFIKLHAVVGVVFLLLGGIAALLLALTRWQTVHLLPADWFYRVLTFHGINMLIFWILFFEVAILYFACTTPLNARLFSRKVAWVGFALMGVGAVMVDWVILAGKADVMMTSYLPLLAHPAFYLGIILVAVGTLVGVFNFFATLYVAKRDRAYEGSMPIVTFGALAAAIIAVVTLLHGAIVMIPTFAYSMGWIGQPDPIWYRIIWWGLGHQSQQVNVCAMVAVWYLLSHVIVGARPVNEAVCRTAFALYILFINIASAHHLLVDPAVGSAWKIWNTSYAMYLAVLASMVHGFTVPAGVEIAMREKGYTRGLFGWVVALPWRNPALSGTVLSVIIFGFLGGITGVTLGTQQINIIAHNTLRIPGHFHVTVVGGTTLAFMALAYYVIPLFFQRDFIWRGLARLQPWLFGLGIVMLSFGMSFAGSMGVSRRSWDIDAQGVYGSAAHLWLGVLGLGGVLAFVGLLAFVLLCVGTLLFGEKNHGRPMADWGTPPALAGAQAGSLADNHSATKGTIVLTLVFLACFAVYYFANWKALADVWPVR; encoded by the coding sequence ATGACCTCCGTCTCCGCCACCTTGCCCGTCGGCCCGCACTCGTTGGCCGCGCCCGCCACGCCGAAGCGCGTCTGCGCCACCACCGGCCTCGGCGTCTGTCTCGACGCCCAGCGTTTCATCAAGCTGCACGCCGTCGTCGGCGTCGTCTTCCTGCTCCTCGGCGGCATCGCCGCGTTGCTGCTCGCCCTCACGCGCTGGCAGACCGTGCACCTGCTGCCCGCCGACTGGTTCTACCGCGTGCTGACCTTCCACGGCATCAACATGCTGATCTTCTGGATCCTGTTCTTCGAGGTCGCCATCCTCTACTTCGCCTGCACCACGCCGCTCAACGCGCGGCTCTTCTCGCGCAAGGTGGCCTGGGTCGGCTTCGCCCTCATGGGCGTCGGCGCGGTGATGGTGGACTGGGTCATCCTCGCGGGGAAGGCCGACGTCATGATGACGTCCTACCTGCCGCTGCTCGCACACCCCGCGTTCTACCTCGGCATCATCCTCGTGGCCGTGGGCACGCTGGTCGGCGTGTTCAATTTCTTCGCCACGCTCTACGTCGCCAAGCGGGACCGCGCCTACGAAGGCTCGATGCCCATCGTGACCTTCGGCGCGCTGGCCGCGGCGATCATCGCGGTGGTCACGCTCCTGCACGGCGCCATCGTCATGATCCCGACCTTTGCCTACTCGATGGGTTGGATCGGCCAGCCCGACCCGATCTGGTATCGCATCATCTGGTGGGGCCTCGGCCACCAGTCGCAGCAGGTCAACGTCTGCGCCATGGTCGCGGTCTGGTATCTGCTCTCGCACGTCATTGTCGGCGCGCGCCCGGTCAACGAGGCGGTCTGCCGCACGGCCTTCGCGCTCTACATTTTGTTCATCAACATCGCGTCGGCCCACCACCTGCTCGTGGACCCGGCGGTCGGCTCGGCCTGGAAGATCTGGAACACCTCCTACGCGATGTATCTCGCGGTGCTCGCGTCCATGGTCCACGGCTTCACGGTGCCGGCCGGCGTCGAGATCGCCATGCGCGAGAAGGGTTACACGCGCGGTCTCTTCGGCTGGGTCGTCGCCCTGCCGTGGCGCAACCCGGCGCTCTCGGGCACCGTGCTCTCGGTGATCATCTTCGGCTTCCTCGGCGGCATCACCGGCGTCACGCTCGGCACGCAGCAGATCAACATCATCGCGCACAACACACTGCGCATCCCCGGCCACTTCCACGTCACCGTGGTGGGCGGCACCACCCTGGCGTTCATGGCGCTGGCCTACTACGTGATTCCGCTGTTCTTTCAGCGCGACTTCATCTGGCGCGGCCTCGCCCGCCTCCAGCCCTGGCTGTTCGGTCTCGGCATCGTCATGCTGTCCTTCGGCATGTCCTTCGCCGGCTCGATGGGCGTGTCCCGTCGCAGCTGGGACATCGACGCGCAGGGTGTTTACGGTTCGGCGGCCCACCTCTGGCTCGGTGTGCTCGGCCTCGGCGGCGTGCTGGCCTTTGTCGGCCTGCTGGCTTTCGTACTGCTGTGCGTTGGCACGCTCCTCTTCGGCGAGAAGAACCACGGTCGGCCGATGGCCGACTGGGGCACGCCGCCCGCACTCGCCGGGGCGCAGGCCGGTTCGCTGGCCGACAACCACTCGGCGACCAAGGGCACGATCGTGCTGACCCTGGTGTTCCTGGCCTGCTTCGCGGTTTATTACTTCGCCAACTGGAAGGCGCTGGCCGACGTGTGGCCCGTGCGGTGA